In one window of Meiothermus sp. DNA:
- a CDS encoding LutB/LldF family L-lactate oxidation iron-sulfur protein — protein MKVTANQYPQEAARVLREEPHVRDSVTGATLNFDSKRRQAYAEVDAETWRHWAEGVKNHVLSNLDRYLLEAEANLQKNGVQVHWAEDADDARRIVADIARTGQVRKVVKAKTMVSEELGINPMLEGMGVEVLETDLGEYIIQLLKQPPSHIVGPAIHLNLEQIRQLFHERFQTPLDASPDHLAAAARKLLREGFLRADMGISGGNFVVAETGTLALIENEGNIRLSTSAPRIHVALVGLEKLLPRFSDLSVFLSLTARAATGQRIGTFVSLIQGPRQPDEPDGPEEVHVVFVDNGRSSVLADPEAWETLRCLRCAACLNACPVYRQTGGHAYGYVYSGPIGAILSPGLLGLPETKPLPYASSLCGACFQACPVRIPIPKLLLTWRNRAVEEGLTPRFEVAAIKGYALAMTQPWAYRLASKAVRLLPEKALDNTVVPVLKAWTEGRAGLKPSPKSFRQMWEDGEV, from the coding sequence ATGAAAGTCACCGCCAACCAGTACCCCCAGGAAGCCGCTCGAGTGTTGCGCGAGGAGCCCCATGTACGCGACTCGGTCACCGGGGCCACCCTGAACTTCGATAGCAAAAGACGGCAGGCCTATGCCGAGGTGGATGCCGAAACCTGGCGGCACTGGGCCGAAGGCGTCAAGAACCATGTGCTCTCCAACCTGGACAGGTACCTGCTGGAAGCCGAAGCCAACCTCCAGAAAAACGGCGTGCAGGTGCACTGGGCCGAGGACGCCGACGACGCCCGGCGCATTGTGGCCGACATTGCCCGCACAGGCCAGGTCAGGAAGGTGGTCAAGGCCAAGACCATGGTCTCGGAAGAACTGGGCATCAACCCCATGCTCGAGGGGATGGGGGTGGAAGTACTCGAGACCGACCTCGGCGAGTACATCATCCAACTGCTGAAGCAGCCCCCTTCGCACATCGTGGGCCCGGCCATTCACCTGAACCTGGAGCAAATCCGCCAGCTCTTCCACGAGCGCTTCCAAACCCCTCTGGACGCCAGCCCCGACCACCTGGCCGCCGCAGCCCGCAAGCTGCTGCGCGAGGGGTTTCTGAGGGCCGATATGGGCATCTCGGGGGGCAATTTTGTGGTCGCCGAGACCGGCACCCTGGCCCTGATTGAAAACGAAGGAAATATTCGGCTCTCCACCTCGGCCCCGCGCATTCATGTGGCCTTGGTGGGCCTGGAAAAACTCCTGCCCCGCTTCTCCGATCTTTCGGTCTTCCTTTCGCTCACCGCCCGTGCTGCTACCGGACAGCGGATCGGCACCTTTGTCTCGCTCATCCAGGGGCCGCGCCAGCCCGATGAACCCGACGGGCCCGAAGAGGTGCACGTGGTCTTTGTGGACAATGGGCGCAGCAGCGTGCTGGCCGACCCCGAAGCCTGGGAGACCCTGCGCTGTCTGCGCTGCGCTGCCTGCCTGAACGCCTGCCCGGTCTACCGTCAGACCGGCGGCCACGCCTACGGCTACGTCTACAGTGGGCCCATTGGGGCCATCCTGTCCCCAGGGCTACTGGGCCTCCCGGAGACCAAACCCCTCCCCTACGCCTCCTCTCTGTGCGGGGCTTGTTTCCAGGCCTGCCCGGTACGGATTCCCATCCCCAAGCTGCTGCTCACCTGGCGCAACCGGGCGGTGGAAGAAGGGCTGACCCCTCGGTTTGAGGTCGCCGCCATCAAGGGTTATGCCCTGGCCATGACCCAGCCCTGGGCCTACCGCCTGGCCTCCAAGGCCGTGCGCCTCTTGCCCGAAAAAGCCCTGGATAACACGGTGGTGCCGGTGCTCAAAGCCTGGACGGAAGGCCGGGCAGGTTTGAAGCCCAGCCCCAAGAGCTTTCGGCAGATGTGGGAGGATGGGGAAGTGTAA
- a CDS encoding (Fe-S)-binding protein encodes MKVTFFVTCLADQFFAEAGVAAVKLLRHLGCTVEFPQGQTCCGQPAYNAGYWAEARQVAEYTLGVFENAQYVVLPSGSCTTMLRAFYPELYREQPRMFARAEALSHKTFELAEFIVKVLGVNHLGQGLQGRRIAYHHGCHALRELGIKQEPLTLLRNAGAEIVDWAATEECCGFGGLFSVKLPEVALSMADRKLSTLPAQSQIDFLTSADGGCILHLAGRIENRGLGLAVRPLASVLWEATQ; translated from the coding sequence ATGAAAGTGACCTTCTTCGTCACCTGCTTGGCCGACCAGTTCTTCGCCGAGGCCGGGGTGGCCGCCGTAAAGCTTCTTCGTCACCTGGGCTGCACCGTCGAGTTTCCCCAGGGCCAGACCTGCTGCGGCCAGCCCGCCTACAACGCCGGCTACTGGGCCGAGGCCCGCCAGGTGGCCGAATACACCCTGGGGGTGTTCGAAAACGCCCAGTACGTGGTGCTGCCTTCGGGCTCCTGCACCACCATGTTGCGGGCTTTCTACCCCGAGCTGTACCGCGAGCAGCCCCGCATGTTCGCCAGGGCCGAGGCCCTGAGCCACAAGACCTTTGAGCTTGCGGAGTTCATCGTGAAGGTGCTGGGGGTCAACCACCTGGGCCAGGGCCTGCAAGGCCGGCGTATTGCCTACCACCACGGCTGTCATGCCCTGCGCGAACTCGGCATCAAGCAAGAGCCCCTCACGCTCTTGCGCAATGCCGGGGCCGAAATTGTAGACTGGGCCGCCACCGAAGAGTGCTGCGGCTTTGGCGGGTTGTTCTCGGTCAAGCTGCCCGAGGTGGCCCTGAGCATGGCCGACCGCAAGCTTTCCACCCTGCCAGCCCAAAGCCAGATTGATTTCCTTACCAGCGCCGATGGCGGCTGCATACTTCACCTCGCGGGCCGCATCGAAAACCGGGGTCTGGGCCTGGCGGTCAGGCCCCTGGCTTCGGTTCTGTGGGAGGCCACGCAATGA